In a single window of the Flavobacterium sp. W4I14 genome:
- a CDS encoding hypothetical protein (product_source=Hypo-rule applied; cath_funfam=3.10.350.10; cleavage_site_network=SignalP-noTM; pfam=PF01476,PF01832; smart=SM00257; superfamily=53955,54106), with protein sequence MTKKIFTFCLLLLTGIVASAQDTEEYIAEHVEYAQGLMHDHKIPASVILAVAIHESAAGNSKIAQHLNNHFGVKGPNNNAEIRSSYRDYLNADESYSHFVEIMETRKPFNNLFEKYDQYDYKGWAYGIRRCGYASSRSWASQVIGLIKKYELYQYDERPEGYEEPVYAAPVHRRSKSRRTAKTYTVKPGDNLGIIAKKKGTSVKALMQKNGIRKANLKPGQKLKF encoded by the coding sequence ATGACTAAAAAAATCTTTACTTTTTGTCTGCTCCTTTTAACAGGGATTGTTGCAAGCGCGCAAGATACGGAAGAATATATTGCAGAACATGTAGAATATGCACAGGGTTTAATGCACGATCATAAAATTCCAGCCAGCGTTATTTTAGCTGTTGCCATACACGAATCGGCTGCAGGAAACAGTAAAATTGCACAACACCTTAATAATCATTTTGGAGTAAAAGGTCCGAATAACAATGCCGAAATCCGTTCATCCTATCGCGATTATTTAAATGCGGATGAATCTTACAGCCATTTTGTAGAAATTATGGAAACCCGCAAGCCTTTTAATAATCTTTTTGAAAAATACGATCAATACGATTACAAAGGCTGGGCTTACGGAATCCGCCGTTGCGGTTATGCCAGCAGTAGAAGCTGGGCCAGCCAGGTAATCGGGTTAATTAAGAAATACGAACTCTACCAATATGATGAAAGGCCAGAAGGATATGAAGAACCTGTTTATGCAGCACCGGTTCACCGCCGCAGCAAAAGCAGAAGAACGGCTAAAACTTATACCGTAAAACCTGGAGACAACCTGGGTATAATTGCCAAAAAGAAAGGCACCAGCGTTAAAGCCCTCATGCAGAAAAACGGCATAAGAAAAGCGAACTTAAAACCTGGACAGAAGTTGAAGTTTTGA